The stretch of DNA GTTGAAACACAAGGATGGACATTATGAGCACCCCTCCACGCAGAAGGTCAGCACAGACCTCTCTCGGACAAGTAGTTCTTGGCTTTGAATTGATTGTTGTGGCACTGGCAGCATTGACCATTTTTGGCTTAGGCGCTTTACCTCCTGTATTGGCTTTGGGTGGGGGAGCAGCTCTATGTCTGCTGATGGTCATCACCATCGCCCTGATGATGAGGTACAAGTGGGCATTCTTCCTCGGCTGGATTGTTCAAGTGATTCTTGTTGCTTCAGGATTCCTTGTCACGATGTTGTTTTTGATCGGTGCTGTCTTCGCCGGTATCTGGACCTTCGCCATGACGACAGGTGCAAAACTTGATTCTCAAAG from Aurantimicrobium sp. MWH-Uga1 encodes:
- a CDS encoding DUF4233 domain-containing protein yields the protein MSTPPRRRSAQTSLGQVVLGFELIVVALAALTIFGLGALPPVLALGGGAALCLLMVITIALMMRYKWAFFLGWIVQVILVASGFLVTMLFLIGAVFAGIWTFAMTTGAKLDSQSKGNS